In Paracoccus liaowanqingii, the genomic stretch CGACATCGCCCCCGACCGGCTGGACCTGGCCCGGCGGATGGGTGCGGATGAGTGCCTTGATCTGACGGCAGGGACCCACGTGCTGACACCGTGGCAGGCAGATCGGGGCAAGGTCGATCTGGCGGTCGAATGCTCGGGCGCCGAGGCCGCCCTGCACGCGGCCTGCGCGGCATTGCGCCCGGCGGGTACGCTGGTCGCGCTTGGGCTGGGGGCCGAGCCTGCGCTGCCCATGTCGCTGGTCGTGACCAAGGAACTGCGTCTGTTGGGCAGCTTTCGCTTCGACGCCGAATTTGCGCAGGCCGCGCAATTGATTGCCGGGGGGCAAATCGACGTGACCCCGTTGGTCACCGCGGTCTTTCCGGCGGCCCGCGCCGCCGAGGCCTTCGCCGCCGCCGCGGGGGGCGGGGCGATGAAGGTGCAACTGGACTTTGCCAATACCGATTTCACATAAGGGAGGAGACCTTGATGAAAATCACCACACTTGGCCACAGCGTGGCCGCACTTGCTCTGATGACCGGCGCCGCCGCGGCGCAGGACTTCAGCTTTCGCTTTCAGTCATCGGACCCGGCGGGCAACCCCAACTTCATCTTCCAGCAGGAATGGACCGACACCGTCAGCGAGATGACCGAGGGCCGCGTGGCCATCGAACTGCTGCCCGTCGGCTCGATTGTCGATTACCGCGAGACGCAGGATGCGGTCGGCGCGGGCCTTCTGGACGGCCATATCACCGACACGTCCTATTTCGCTGGCCGCGACCCGGCCTTCGGGCTGATCGCCAACCCTGTCGGGGCCTGGGCCTCGCCTGAGCAGATGATCGACTTTGTCGAGAATGGCGGCGGATACGAACTGATGAACGAACTGAACAACCCCTTCGGGATGCAGTTCATCGGCGTCTCGACCCCGGGGCTTGAGGCCTTCGTGTCCCGCGTGCCGCTGGATTCGGTCGAAGATCTGCAGGGCGTCAAGGTCCGCTCTCCCGAGGGGCTGATCGCCAATGTCTTCCAGGCAGCGGGTGCCGCGCCTGTCAACCTGCCCGCCTCCGAGGTGTTCACCTCGCTGGACAAGGGCGTGATCGATGCCGCCGACTATTCGGTGTTCTCGGTCAACCAAGAACTGGGCATGAATGATATTGCGCGCCATCCGGTCTATCCGGGCTTTCATTCGCTGCCGCTGGTCGAGGTGTCGATGAACAAGGCGAAATGGGACGACTTGCCCGAGGATCTGCAGCAGGCGCTGACCGCCTCCGTCAAGGTGTTCCAAGAAAATCAGGTAGGCACCTTGATGGAGCGTGACCTTGAGGCGGTCGAGGCCGCCCGTGCGGGTGGCGAAATCACCGTCCATGACTGGTCTGACGAGGAACGAGCCAAGTTCCGAAACATTGCACGTGGCGAATGGGAAAAGATGGCCTCGCAATCGCCCATGGCGCAGAAGGTCTATGACACTTTGACCGCCCATCTGCGCGACCGCGGATTGATGGACTGAGGCATCCGGACCGGCGGGCGCGTCCCGCCGGTTCCCGTTTGCGGCGAAGGAGATCCCGATGAAGCCCTCTGTTCCCCCGACCGTGCTGCCCGACGGCGTGCCGGTCCCGCCCGAGATCCGCGAAGGGATCACCGGTGCCATGCCCGAGGCCGGGCTGCTGGGCCGCTGGATCTTTCGCGGCGGCTATCTGTTTGCCGCCGGTCTGGTGGTGGCCGCTGCGATTCTGCTGGTCGAGGTCTTCCTGCGCTATGTCCTGAACGCCCCCACCCGGTGGGCGCACGAGACGACGACGACGCTGTGTGCGCTGGCGTTTCTGTATGGCGGATTGTTCTGCGCGTCGCGCAACAGCCATATCCGCGTCGTCCTGGTCTATGACATGCTGAGCGGGCGCGCTCGGCGCGGGCTGGAGGCGGTGATCGCCGCCGTCTCGGCGCTCTCTTCGGCAATGTTCGCTTATGCGGCCTGGACCATGGCGGATCGCGCGCTGTTCACCCCGGGCGGAGAGTTCCGCCCCGA encodes the following:
- a CDS encoding TRAP transporter substrate-binding protein, encoding MKITTLGHSVAALALMTGAAAAQDFSFRFQSSDPAGNPNFIFQQEWTDTVSEMTEGRVAIELLPVGSIVDYRETQDAVGAGLLDGHITDTSYFAGRDPAFGLIANPVGAWASPEQMIDFVENGGGYELMNELNNPFGMQFIGVSTPGLEAFVSRVPLDSVEDLQGVKVRSPEGLIANVFQAAGAAPVNLPASEVFTSLDKGVIDAADYSVFSVNQELGMNDIARHPVYPGFHSLPLVEVSMNKAKWDDLPEDLQQALTASVKVFQENQVGTLMERDLEAVEAARAGGEITVHDWSDEERAKFRNIARGEWEKMASQSPMAQKVYDTLTAHLRDRGLMD
- a CDS encoding TRAP transporter small permease subunit — protein: MKPSVPPTVLPDGVPVPPEIREGITGAMPEAGLLGRWIFRGGYLFAAGLVVAAAILLVEVFLRYVLNAPTRWAHETTTTLCALAFLYGGLFCASRNSHIRVVLVYDMLSGRARRGLEAVIAAVSALSSAMFAYAAWTMADRALFTPGGEFRPERSGSSWNPPTPALIKTFLLIVMLALTVQFLILAINHARRFRQGDPL